TTCCTTACCGCGCTGGCAATGTTCAGTGTCTTTCATAAGGGCATGAACTGGGGCCTGGACTTCACCGGCGGTACGCTCATCGAGCTGACCTACGAGCGTCCGGCCGATGTCACCAAGGTGCGTGAGCAACTGGCTACAGCCGGTTATCACGAAGCCATCGTGCAGAACTTCGGTGCGACTACCGATCTTCTGGTGCGCATGCCTGGCGAAGACCCGCAACTGGGTCACCAGGTGGCTGAAGCGCTGCAGAAAGTCGGCGGCGACAACCCGGCTCAGGTCAAGCGTGTCGAGTTCGTCGGCCCGCAGGTGGGTGAAGAACTGCGCGACCAGGGCGGCCTCGGCATGCTGATGGCGCTGGGCGGCATCCTGATCTACCTGGCTTTCCGCTTTCAGTGGAAGTTTGCGGTCGGTGCGATCGTGTCCTTGATCCACGACGTTATCGTGACCGTCGGTATCCTGTCGTTCTTCCAGATCACCTTCGACCTGACGGTGCTGGCGGCGGTACTGGCGATCATCGGTTACTCGCTCAACGACACCATCGTGGTATTCGACCGGGTTCGTGAGAACTTCCGCGTCCTGCGCAAGGCCAGCCTGATCGAGAACATCAACATCTCGACCACGCAAACCCTGCTGCGGACCATGGCGACGTCGATCTCCACCTTGCTGGCGATCGCGGCCCTGTTGTTCTTCGGTGGCGACAACCTGTTCGGTTTCTCCATTGCCCTGTTCATCGGTGTTCTGGCGGGTACTTACTCCTCGATCTACATCGCGAACGTGGTGCTGATCTGGCTGAACCTGAACAGCGAAGACCTGATTCCTGTGGCGACGAGCGAGAAGGAAGTCGACGACCGTCCATAACGGTTATCTTTTTCCTGCTGCAAGCCGAGAAGGCGCGAGTGTTGAACTCGCGCCTTTTTTCATGCTCCAAGGCTGGGAGAAGCGCGGGTTTGTCCCGTCTGTTATAGCCAGGAGGTTCATGTGAACAAGTCGTTGCTGGTTGGTGCGGTATTGGGTGCTGTCGGTGTGACTGCCGGTGGT
The Pseudomonas sp. GR 6-02 genome window above contains:
- the secF gene encoding protein translocase subunit SecF: MLRTINFMGVRNFAFGVTLFLTALAMFSVFHKGMNWGLDFTGGTLIELTYERPADVTKVREQLATAGYHEAIVQNFGATTDLLVRMPGEDPQLGHQVAEALQKVGGDNPAQVKRVEFVGPQVGEELRDQGGLGMLMALGGILIYLAFRFQWKFAVGAIVSLIHDVIVTVGILSFFQITFDLTVLAAVLAIIGYSLNDTIVVFDRVRENFRVLRKASLIENINISTTQTLLRTMATSISTLLAIAALLFFGGDNLFGFSIALFIGVLAGTYSSIYIANVVLIWLNLNSEDLIPVATSEKEVDDRP